In the genome of Hyphobacterium sp. CCMP332, one region contains:
- a CDS encoding tetratricopeptide repeat-containing sensor histidine kinase yields MYSKPLILFQILLFLILGHPIISQEYDSIEDLEKQLTEEISKKQRVDILNTLTFDYIFSNPQLAPKYNNEAIILATEIDYDIGESRAYNNKGIIYRNSGFYEEATLEHLKSLEINNNIDNLEGKALDYSNLGMVYLDQNNYVNSIKYFRRGLKIKEEINDSIGIVFTYNDLTSAYIGIKRFDSALYYSIKALSFSKETKQFSLVSQAKFNIANIHYLQYKIDVAAYELKEIEKECIENNNIYILSKVYNLLSEIKRVNRDFEAALIYAHKALQNAKKYSISTDINKAYMALYKSNALLGDYESAYNYLNIYNARLDSMHKQENEQKTVLLATQYEFAHKQKMLEEKFFEELSFQRIILTISISLIVFVLGIFLVSIWKNKKLKEANQRIEKIGKDIRIKNQEIQEQNDKIHMQADKLMKANAAKNQIFNIISHDLKSPLENLNMLMDLSKSDTISEEEFKDYIKKLGKKSETMLFTLNNLLTWSKSQMNGLYTNFNELKLLSFLDAERPFYKEIADSKNIDLNIECNNSIIVKVDQDQLRIVLRNLVNNAIKFTNQSGKIEIKAEENGDIVNISVSDNGVGIEPEDIDKLLNSEQFTTTYGTNGEKGTGIGLKLCKELIERNKGSLQIFSERGKGSVFKFSLNSSLN; encoded by the coding sequence TTGTATTCAAAACCCCTGATATTATTTCAGATATTATTATTTCTAATACTGGGCCATCCAATAATTTCTCAGGAGTACGATTCTATTGAAGATCTTGAGAAACAATTAACTGAAGAAATAAGTAAAAAGCAAAGAGTCGATATCCTCAACACTTTAACTTTTGATTATATCTTCTCAAATCCACAATTGGCTCCAAAATATAATAATGAAGCAATTATTCTAGCCACTGAGATAGATTATGATATTGGTGAATCCCGCGCATACAATAACAAGGGGATAATTTACAGAAATAGCGGTTTTTATGAGGAGGCAACACTCGAACATTTAAAGTCACTCGAAATAAACAACAATATTGATAATTTGGAGGGTAAGGCCCTGGATTATTCAAATTTGGGAATGGTCTATTTGGATCAAAATAATTATGTCAACTCAATAAAATATTTCAGAAGAGGTCTAAAAATTAAAGAAGAAATTAATGATTCTATTGGAATAGTTTTTACATATAATGACCTTACCAGCGCCTATATCGGAATTAAGAGATTTGACAGTGCGTTGTACTATTCCATAAAAGCTCTATCATTTTCTAAAGAAACCAAACAATTTTCACTTGTTTCTCAAGCAAAATTCAACATTGCCAACATACATTATCTGCAGTACAAAATTGATGTGGCGGCTTACGAACTCAAAGAAATAGAAAAAGAGTGCATTGAAAATAACAACATCTATATTCTTTCAAAAGTATATAATCTACTTAGTGAGATTAAAAGGGTTAACAGAGATTTTGAAGCCGCATTAATTTATGCGCATAAAGCACTTCAAAATGCCAAAAAATATTCCATATCCACAGATATAAATAAAGCCTATATGGCCCTTTATAAATCAAATGCCTTATTAGGTGACTATGAAAGTGCCTATAATTATCTAAATATTTACAATGCTCGTCTCGATAGCATGCACAAACAAGAAAATGAACAAAAAACAGTACTTCTCGCAACTCAATATGAATTTGCTCATAAACAAAAAATGCTTGAAGAAAAGTTTTTCGAAGAATTGAGTTTTCAGAGGATTATCCTCACCATTTCTATCAGTCTTATAGTATTTGTTCTTGGTATTTTCCTTGTCTCAATCTGGAAAAATAAAAAACTAAAAGAAGCGAATCAAAGAATTGAAAAAATTGGAAAAGACATCCGAATTAAAAATCAGGAAATTCAGGAACAAAATGATAAAATTCATATGCAGGCAGATAAACTTATGAAAGCAAATGCGGCAAAAAATCAAATTTTCAATATAATCAGCCATGACTTAAAGAGCCCTTTAGAGAATTTAAATATGCTGATGGATTTGTCTAAATCTGATACTATTTCCGAAGAAGAATTCAAAGATTATATTAAGAAACTCGGTAAGAAGTCTGAAACAATGCTTTTTACATTAAATAACCTTCTGACCTGGTCTAAATCTCAAATGAATGGTTTGTATACTAATTTTAATGAACTGAAACTCTTATCTTTTTTAGATGCTGAACGTCCCTTTTATAAAGAAATCGCAGACTCTAAAAATATAGATCTGAATATTGAATGCAATAATTCTATTATTGTAAAAGTGGATCAGGATCAGCTGAGAATAGTGCTCCGAAACCTGGTCAACAATGCTATTAAATTCACCAATCAAAGTGGAAAAATTGAAATAAAAGCAGAGGAAAACGGTGATATTGTAAATATTTCAGTTAGTGATAATGGTGTCGGTATTGAGCCTGAGGATATTGACAAATTATTAAATTCAGAGCAATTCACTACTACCTATGGAACGAATGGTGAAAAAGGTACTGGCATAGGATTAAAACTCTGTAAGGAATTGATAGAAAGAAACAAAGGCTCTCTTCAAATTTTCAGCGAACGCGGAAAGGGCAGTGTATTTAAATTTAGTTTAAACTCGTCCTTGAATTAA
- a CDS encoding T9SS type A sorting domain-containing protein, whose product MKKLLLITFLFITFNISGRQLLVPQNFSTIQLAIDSAVTGDTVLVDNGLYYENITISAKEILLTSNYLFTSNFADIHNTIIDGSNPSNPDTASVLRIINGCGSNMLFQGFTLRAGLGTPFNLAANQVFIEGGGIAIQNSSPEIRFNYITNNHCLINTGGIISSGAGGIHTFFDSAFIHNNIIEGNTGLYGNGIVLNNSKGIFSNNLVYNNRGASQFGGGGIMVFCTVDSTSCRVINNTIVSNLAITGFGGFAGSAGGLFNIDCDNTILENNIIYGNYQKFGDEIANSNGQFFQTSYNTTGGTLSGINYNFNPAFRDSSFLAISGGASLDSGNPDSLRNDFEDQSNPGNALFPSQSTIRNDLGIYGGPFAALLPIIEKPIYHQSRNQFSYTNPSSNDTISSNFTVRNLGPTPLIIDSLDFINNNAVIHFDTIEDIMIKALNSKAISLKWTPLNLANDTLIIYHNDTSLGGRSELFFNVIISDLETAGKIENIKVFPNPITDVVTIKISDLESYELKIRDIYGRIIDIHTISESKKIDLRNLNSGLYLFQFNGIKSSIIKVLVQ is encoded by the coding sequence TTGAAAAAACTACTTCTAATAACCTTTCTATTTATAACTTTTAATATTTCTGGAAGGCAATTGCTTGTGCCTCAAAATTTCAGTACGATTCAACTTGCCATTGATAGCGCTGTTACCGGAGATACCGTATTAGTGGATAATGGTCTTTATTATGAAAATATTACCATTTCTGCCAAAGAAATATTGCTGACTTCGAACTATTTGTTCACTTCAAACTTTGCAGACATACACAATACAATAATTGATGGAAGCAATCCTTCAAATCCAGATACGGCAAGTGTACTTAGGATAATCAATGGCTGCGGAAGCAATATGTTATTTCAGGGATTTACTTTGAGAGCGGGATTGGGCACACCATTTAATTTAGCAGCAAATCAGGTATTTATAGAAGGCGGAGGAATTGCAATTCAGAATTCTTCTCCTGAAATTCGATTTAATTACATTACCAATAACCACTGTTTGATCAATACAGGTGGAATAATAAGTTCCGGAGCCGGCGGTATCCATACTTTTTTTGACAGCGCTTTTATTCACAATAATATAATTGAAGGAAATACCGGTTTGTATGGTAATGGTATCGTACTGAATAATTCAAAAGGTATTTTTAGTAATAATCTGGTTTATAATAATCGGGGAGCCAGTCAATTTGGAGGTGGTGGTATTATGGTTTTCTGTACGGTTGATTCCACTTCATGCAGAGTAATTAATAATACCATTGTGTCAAACCTGGCAATTACCGGGTTTGGCGGTTTTGCCGGAAGTGCAGGGGGGCTATTTAACATAGATTGCGATAATACTATTTTAGAAAACAATATTATATACGGTAATTATCAGAAATTTGGTGATGAAATTGCCAATTCAAACGGACAGTTTTTCCAGACATCCTACAATACTACAGGTGGTACATTAAGCGGTATCAATTACAATTTTAATCCTGCTTTCAGGGATTCGTCTTTTTTAGCCATTTCAGGGGGTGCTTCATTGGACAGTGGAAATCCCGATTCTCTTCGCAATGATTTTGAAGATCAATCCAATCCCGGAAATGCTCTATTTCCCTCACAGTCCACGATTAGAAATGATCTGGGTATTTACGGAGGGCCCTTTGCAGCCCTTTTACCTATTATTGAAAAACCGATTTATCATCAATCAAGAAATCAGTTTAGTTATACCAATCCTTCCTCCAATGATACAATCTCTAGCAATTTTACCGTACGAAACCTTGGGCCCACCCCACTTATTATCGATAGTTTAGATTTTATAAATAACAACGCTGTAATTCATTTTGATACTATAGAAGACATAATGATTAAAGCCCTGAATTCCAAAGCAATTTCCTTAAAGTGGACCCCCCTAAATCTTGCCAATGATACCTTAATCATATATCACAATGATACTTCCTTGGGCGGCAGATCTGAATTATTCTTTAACGTGATCATAAGTGACTTGGAAACAGCCGGTAAAATTGAAAATATTAAAGTATTCCCCAATCCAATTACTGATGTTGTAACAATTAAAATTTCTGACTTAGAATCTTATGAATTAAAAATCAGGGATATCTATGGACGCATTATTGACATTCATACGATTTCAGAAAGCAAAAAAATTGACTTGAGAAATCTTAATTCCGGACTGTATTTATTTCAATTTAATGGAATAAAAAGCTCCATCATTAAAGTATTGGTTCAATGA
- a CDS encoding c-type cytochrome, with protein MIRNIYKIGGSLIVILILGFGTILPANAQSEEIMEQVEPGFFETLMSMDPLLLTVLILIATVMVLLLITLTLMVNTVSYMQRAIERQKAPAGEFVEPPTLWERMKEKLITGKLYAEKEERTSMMLDHDYDGIREMDYGMPPWLTAIFAGTIIFAIAYLVQLWGIGNIQDQITEYENDVKQAEIAIAEWRDKQSNLIDETSVKFISDELVLAQGKEIYLKECKACHQADGGGSVGPNLTDNYWIHGGSISDIFSTIKYGVPEKGMISWQTKLNPGEMQSVASYIKTLVGTTPANPKDPQGDLYEPEATNDSNSEEINDDDTMSDTLNQSDTSEM; from the coding sequence ATGATTAGAAATATATATAAAATTGGCGGCAGTTTAATTGTAATTCTGATTCTTGGATTTGGAACAATTTTGCCGGCGAATGCCCAATCAGAAGAGATAATGGAACAGGTAGAACCGGGATTTTTTGAGACATTAATGTCCATGGATCCATTATTGCTAACTGTTTTAATTCTGATTGCCACAGTAATGGTTCTATTGCTCATAACGCTTACCCTTATGGTAAATACGGTTAGTTATATGCAAAGAGCGATAGAAAGACAAAAGGCCCCGGCCGGTGAATTTGTTGAACCACCGACCCTCTGGGAAAGAATGAAAGAAAAACTGATCACCGGTAAATTGTATGCTGAGAAAGAAGAGAGAACATCCATGATGCTCGATCATGATTATGATGGAATTAGGGAAATGGATTATGGAATGCCTCCATGGTTAACTGCAATTTTTGCAGGTACTATAATTTTCGCAATTGCCTACCTGGTTCAATTATGGGGAATTGGTAATATTCAGGATCAGATTACGGAATATGAAAATGACGTAAAACAAGCAGAAATTGCAATTGCAGAATGGAGAGATAAACAATCTAACCTGATCGATGAAACTTCAGTGAAATTCATCAGTGACGAATTGGTTTTAGCTCAAGGTAAAGAAATTTATCTCAAGGAATGCAAAGCATGCCATCAGGCAGACGGAGGCGGAAGTGTAGGCCCTAATTTAACGGATAATTATTGGATTCACGGTGGATCTATCTCGGATATATTTTCGACCATTAAATACGGCGTTCCCGAAAAAGGAATGATTTCATGGCAGACAAAATTAAATCCGGGAGAAATGCAAAGCGTTGCCAGCTATATTAAAACTTTGGTTGGAACTACACCGGCCAACCCAAAAGATCCTCAGGGCGATTTATATGAACCTGAAGCCACAAATGATTCAAATTCTGAAGAAATTAATGATGATGATACAATGTCTGATACACTAAATCAATCAGACACTTCGGAAATGTAG
- a CDS encoding cbb3-type cytochrome c oxidase subunit 3 — MYKYIISGIDGAQNFGLISLVIFITFFVLLLIWTFSTTKTYIDHMRKLPLEDENENKTLKTDNHD; from the coding sequence ATGTATAAATATATAATTTCAGGAATAGATGGCGCTCAAAATTTTGGGCTGATATCACTGGTGATCTTTATAACTTTTTTCGTGCTATTGTTGATTTGGACTTTTAGCACCACGAAAACCTATATTGATCATATGCGAAAATTACCTCTCGAAGATGAAAATGAAAATAAAACCCTAAAGACTGACAATCATGATTAG
- the ccoN gene encoding cytochrome-c oxidase, cbb3-type subunit I, with protein sequence MGIERFNYDNKIVKYFIIASVLFGIVGMTVGLWVALQFYIPELNLNLQYTTFGRIRPLHTNAVIFAFVGNAIFAGVYYSLQRLLKARMFSDLLSWVHFWGWQIIILAAAITLPLGITTSKEYAELEWPIDIAIALVWVVFGINMLGTIIKRRERHLYVAIWFYIATFVTVAVLHIFNSFELPVNFFKSYSAYAGVQDALVQWWYGHNAVAFFLTTPYLGLMYYYLPKAANRPVYSYKLSIVHFWTLIFIYIWAGPHHLLYTSLPGWAQALGTVFSIMLIAPSWGGMVNGLLTLRGAWDRVRESAILKFMVVAVTCYGMATLEGPLLSLKNVNAIAHYTDWIPAHVHVGALGWNGFLTFGMIYWMVPKMWKTKLFSEKLANVHFWLGTLGIIFWVLPMYFAGFTQSLMWKEFTPDGFLKYSNFLETVTQIIPMYFLRSLGGTLYLIGVFVMTYNLYKTALAGQFVANEEAEAPALEKNPTFSGDDTYWHRLLERKPMLLTVLSAIIILIGGLVEIVPTLMIKSNIPTIASVKPYTPLELHGRDIYIREGCVGCHSQMIRPFRSETERYGEYSKAGEFVYDHPFLWGSKRTGPDLHRVGGKYPDSWHYQHMLEPSSISPGSIMPAYPWLFTQTVDMGQTGPKISTLRKLGVPYELGYEESANEDLINQANEIVKSLQGDNINTIAETEIVALIAYLQRLGTDIKVNEDQAMLNSKE encoded by the coding sequence ATGGGAATAGAACGTTTCAACTATGATAACAAGATTGTAAAGTATTTTATAATCGCTTCGGTCTTATTTGGGATCGTCGGAATGACGGTAGGATTATGGGTAGCCCTACAATTCTATATTCCGGAATTAAATCTTAATCTGCAATACACTACGTTTGGCAGAATCAGACCATTACACACCAATGCAGTTATTTTCGCTTTTGTCGGCAATGCCATATTTGCGGGCGTGTATTATTCTTTGCAAAGGCTACTCAAAGCCCGAATGTTTAGCGATTTATTGAGCTGGGTGCATTTCTGGGGTTGGCAAATTATAATCCTTGCAGCTGCCATTACTTTGCCTTTAGGAATAACCACATCAAAGGAATATGCCGAGCTTGAATGGCCCATAGATATTGCCATAGCACTCGTTTGGGTCGTTTTTGGTATAAATATGCTCGGTACGATTATAAAACGTCGTGAAAGACATTTATACGTTGCCATTTGGTTCTATATCGCAACATTTGTCACTGTTGCGGTACTTCATATTTTTAACAGTTTCGAATTACCTGTTAATTTTTTCAAAAGCTATTCGGCTTATGCAGGTGTACAGGATGCCCTGGTTCAATGGTGGTATGGGCACAATGCGGTGGCCTTCTTTCTGACAACGCCCTATTTAGGCCTAATGTATTACTATCTACCAAAAGCAGCCAACAGACCGGTTTATTCATATAAACTTTCCATCGTTCATTTTTGGACATTAATTTTCATATACATCTGGGCCGGTCCACACCATTTACTTTATACGTCTCTACCCGGTTGGGCACAGGCATTGGGTACCGTATTTTCCATTATGCTAATTGCTCCATCCTGGGGTGGTATGGTTAATGGTCTTTTAACCTTGAGAGGCGCCTGGGATAGAGTGCGAGAAAGTGCGATTCTGAAATTTATGGTAGTAGCCGTTACCTGCTATGGAATGGCCACTCTTGAAGGACCCCTTTTATCATTAAAAAATGTTAATGCAATTGCGCATTATACAGACTGGATTCCGGCGCACGTTCACGTTGGTGCTTTGGGCTGGAATGGATTCCTGACCTTCGGTATGATTTACTGGATGGTTCCAAAAATGTGGAAGACAAAACTGTTTTCAGAAAAATTGGCCAATGTTCATTTTTGGCTTGGCACACTTGGAATAATTTTCTGGGTATTGCCAATGTATTTTGCAGGCTTTACACAGAGCTTAATGTGGAAAGAATTTACACCCGACGGTTTTCTTAAATACAGTAATTTCCTTGAAACAGTAACTCAAATTATACCGATGTATTTCTTACGATCCCTGGGTGGTACATTGTATCTGATCGGGGTATTTGTGATGACTTATAATTTGTATAAAACAGCTTTGGCCGGACAATTTGTGGCCAATGAAGAAGCTGAAGCACCTGCACTTGAAAAGAATCCGACTTTCAGTGGAGATGATACATATTGGCATAGATTATTGGAAAGAAAACCAATGCTGTTAACTGTTTTATCAGCGATTATTATCCTTATAGGTGGTTTGGTTGAAATAGTACCTACATTAATGATCAAATCCAATATCCCTACAATAGCCAGTGTAAAACCATATACCCCGCTTGAATTGCATGGACGTGATATTTACATAAGAGAAGGTTGTGTAGGCTGCCATTCTCAAATGATTCGTCCATTCAGATCTGAAACGGAGCGATATGGAGAATACTCAAAAGCCGGAGAATTTGTTTACGACCATCCATTCCTCTGGGGTTCAAAACGCACAGGGCCCGATCTGCATAGAGTTGGAGGAAAATATCCGGACTCCTGGCATTATCAACATATGTTAGAACCAAGTTCTATTTCACCGGGATCTATAATGCCGGCCTATCCATGGCTGTTCACCCAAACAGTGGACATGGGCCAAACCGGACCGAAAATAAGTACACTAAGAAAATTAGGTGTGCCATATGAATTGGGATATGAAGAAAGCGCAAATGAAGACCTTATAAATCAGGCCAATGAGATTGTCAAGAGTCTTCAAGGTGATAATATAAATACCATTGCTGAAACTGAAATTGTTGCACTGATAGCTTATTTACAGCGTCTGGGTACAGATATTAAAGTAAATGAGGATCAGGCCATGTTAAATTCAAAAGAATAA
- the ccoS gene encoding cbb3-type cytochrome oxidase assembly protein CcoS — protein sequence MEIIFLMIAISILMALIFLGAFLWSVKTGQFDDEVTPSIRILFDDNDSEQKPNNK from the coding sequence ATGGAAATAATTTTTCTAATGATTGCAATAAGTATACTAATGGCCTTAATATTTCTTGGCGCATTTCTTTGGTCGGTAAAAACCGGTCAATTTGATGATGAGGTGACACCCTCGATACGAATTTTATTCGATGATAATGATTCAGAACAAAAACCTAATAATAAATAG
- a CDS encoding heavy metal translocating P-type ATPase metal-binding domain-containing protein — protein sequence MKPITDIQVKNKCYHCGDVCSSSGAVSFDDKNFCCRGCKTVYEILNQNDLCTYYNIDANPGINPKIKSSEKFDYLDDKEIISKLLDFKNDNQARIQFFLPQIHCASCVWLLEKLYKLNKGINQSSINFPKKTLSVSFELDKISLKELVILLASLGYEPALSLADTKKKTNSFHNRKLYYQIGVAGFCFGNIMLFSMPEYFDFTGDLSRNFKDYFAYINLLFAIPVLLYSDLDYFKSALGGLKRKLINLDFPLSLGMITLFLTSSYEIISAQGPGYLDSFTGLIFFLLLGKAFQQKTFQNISFERDYKSYFPLYANLIKNNAHTSIPLEKIKKGDRILVRNQDLIPADGILLKGTAYIDYSFVTGESTPVYKELGEIIYAGGKQEGASLEIEIIKEVSKSYLTELWNKQNFKTEKITGLKTLADSIGKWFTIFVLSTAVLAGIFWLPDLGQSIKIFSAVLIIACPCALALTIPYTYGNTIRILGNAGYYLKNSDVVEKLAQSNFLVFDKTGTLTETNNIEIEFIGDNLSEKELAYTKSLCALSNHPASRKLNEILESEILPLMEFREEIGQGIEGKINGQNIKIGSPEYLNLPENPGVHISIDGKYKGRYVFHNKLRKASLTQLPELAKDYQIALCSGDTNKDEKLLSELLPENSDLLFNQKPIDKLNFVTKLSKSGKKVIMIGDGLNDAGALKSSHVGISMTDNTGHFSPASDVIMDSLSFDKLKKVLKFSKFSVNTVKAGFILSAAYNITGLYFAVQGLLTPVFAAILMPLSSITVVVFSTVTTNVMAKKLRMK from the coding sequence ATGAAACCAATTACTGATATTCAGGTAAAAAATAAATGTTACCACTGTGGTGATGTATGCAGTTCATCAGGTGCGGTTTCATTTGATGATAAAAACTTTTGTTGTAGGGGTTGTAAAACAGTGTATGAGATACTAAATCAAAATGATTTATGCACCTATTACAATATTGATGCTAACCCAGGAATAAACCCAAAAATAAAATCATCTGAAAAATTTGATTACCTGGACGACAAGGAAATAATCTCAAAACTTCTAGACTTCAAAAATGATAATCAGGCTAGAATTCAATTTTTTTTACCCCAAATTCACTGTGCCTCATGTGTATGGCTTTTGGAAAAATTGTATAAACTAAACAAAGGTATTAATCAGTCCAGTATAAATTTTCCAAAGAAAACGCTAAGTGTATCTTTCGAATTGGACAAAATAAGTTTAAAAGAACTTGTGATACTGCTGGCATCGTTGGGTTATGAACCTGCCCTTTCTCTAGCCGATACAAAAAAGAAAACCAATTCTTTTCATAACAGGAAGTTATATTATCAAATTGGAGTTGCCGGTTTTTGCTTTGGCAATATTATGCTTTTCAGCATGCCTGAGTATTTCGATTTTACCGGAGATTTAAGCAGAAATTTCAAAGACTACTTCGCTTACATCAATCTGCTTTTTGCTATCCCCGTATTGTTATATTCTGATCTGGATTATTTTAAATCAGCATTAGGAGGATTGAAGAGAAAATTAATAAATCTTGATTTTCCACTGAGTCTGGGTATGATTACCTTGTTTCTTACGTCTTCCTATGAAATTATAAGCGCTCAGGGTCCCGGTTATCTTGATTCCTTCACAGGTCTCATCTTTTTTCTATTGTTGGGAAAGGCATTTCAACAAAAAACTTTTCAAAACATATCTTTTGAAAGAGATTATAAATCCTATTTTCCTTTATATGCAAATCTCATAAAGAACAATGCTCATACCAGTATTCCTTTAGAAAAAATAAAAAAGGGGGATAGAATATTGGTGCGTAATCAGGATCTTATTCCTGCAGATGGAATATTGCTTAAAGGAACTGCCTACATTGATTACAGCTTTGTAACCGGCGAATCGACACCTGTTTATAAGGAATTGGGTGAAATTATATACGCAGGCGGAAAGCAGGAAGGAGCATCATTGGAGATTGAAATAATCAAAGAAGTATCCAAGTCATACCTGACCGAATTGTGGAACAAACAGAATTTTAAAACAGAAAAAATCACAGGTTTAAAAACACTGGCGGATTCCATTGGCAAATGGTTTACCATATTTGTTCTTTCCACAGCGGTCCTTGCCGGAATTTTCTGGCTGCCTGATCTAGGACAATCCATTAAAATATTTTCCGCGGTATTAATTATCGCCTGCCCATGTGCTCTCGCTTTAACCATTCCATACACTTATGGCAATACAATTAGAATTCTGGGCAATGCTGGATATTATTTAAAAAACAGCGATGTAGTAGAAAAACTTGCGCAATCAAATTTTCTGGTTTTTGATAAAACCGGCACACTCACAGAAACAAATAATATTGAAATTGAATTTATTGGCGACAACCTAAGTGAAAAGGAATTGGCTTATACTAAATCACTCTGTGCCTTATCCAATCATCCTGCCAGCAGAAAACTCAATGAAATATTAGAATCTGAAATTCTGCCTTTAATGGAATTTCGTGAAGAAATTGGACAGGGAATTGAAGGTAAAATTAATGGTCAAAATATTAAAATCGGATCTCCAGAATATTTGAATCTGCCGGAAAATCCAGGAGTACATATTTCGATTGATGGCAAATATAAAGGGCGATATGTCTTTCACAATAAACTAAGAAAGGCAAGTCTAACACAGCTTCCGGAACTCGCTAAAGATTATCAAATTGCGCTTTGTTCAGGTGATACGAATAAGGATGAAAAATTACTTTCTGAATTATTACCTGAAAACTCGGACTTGCTCTTTAATCAAAAACCCATTGATAAGCTAAATTTTGTCACAAAACTTTCAAAGAGCGGTAAGAAAGTAATAATGATAGGCGATGGCCTGAATGATGCCGGCGCATTGAAATCAAGTCATGTTGGAATTTCCATGACGGATAATACCGGTCATTTTTCTCCAGCCAGTGATGTTATTATGGACAGCCTGTCTTTTGATAAACTAAAAAAGGTTTTAAAATTCAGCAAATTCAGTGTCAATACAGTTAAAGCGGGATTTATCCTATCTGCCGCCTACAATATTACAGGATTATATTTTGCTGTACAGGGCTTATTAACGCCCGTATTCGCTGCGATTTTGATGCCATTGAGCTCAATAACCGTTGTTGTTTTTTCAACTGTTACAACAAATGTTATGGCCAAAAAACTAAGAATGAAATGA